In a genomic window of Suricata suricatta isolate VVHF042 chromosome 12, meerkat_22Aug2017_6uvM2_HiC, whole genome shotgun sequence:
- the PTBP1 gene encoding polypyrimidine tract-binding protein 1 isoform X2: protein MDGVVTDIAVGTKRGSDELFSACVTNGPFIMSSNSASAANGNDSKKFKGDNRSAGVPSRVIHIRKLPSDVTEGEVISLGLPFGKVTNLLMLKGKNQAFIEMNTEEAANTMVNYYTSVTPVLRGQPIYIQFSNHKELKTDSSPNQARAQAALQAVNSVQSGNLALAASAAAVDAGMAMAGQSPVLRIIVENLFYPVTLDVLHQIFSKFGTVLKIITFTKNNQFQALLQYADPVSAQHAKLSLDGQNIYNACCTLRIDFSKLTSLNVKYNNDKSRDYTRPDLPSGDSQPSLDQTMAAAFGLSVPNVHGALAPLAIPSAAAAAAAAGRIAIPGLAGAGNSVLLVSNLNPERVTPQSLFILFGVYGDVQRVKILFNKKENALVQMADGSQAQLAMSHLNGHKLHGKPVRITLSKHQNVQLPREGQEDQGLTKDYGNSPLHRFKKPGSKNFQNIFPPSATLHLSNIPPSVSEDDLKILFSGNGGMVKGFKFFQKDRKMALIQMGSVEEAIQALIDLHNHDLGENHHLRVSFSKSTI, encoded by the exons ATGGACGG CGTCGTCACAGACATAGCAGTTGGTACAAAG CGGGGATCCGACGAACTTTTCTCTGCCTGTGTCACTAACGGACCCTTTATCATGAGCAGCAACTCGGCCTCCGCAG CAAATGGGAACGACAGTAAGAAGTTCAAGGGCGACAACAGGAGTGCAGGTGTGCCTTCCAGAGTGATCCACATTCGAAAGCTTCCCAGTGACGTCACCGAGGGCGAGGTCATTTCCCTGGGGCTGCCCTTCGGAAAGGTCACCAATCTCCTgatgctgaaagggaaaaatcag GCTTTCATCGAGATGAACACAGAGGAGGCCGCCAACACCATGGTGAATTACTACACCTCGGTGACCCCTGTGCTGCGCGGCCAGCCCATCTACATCCAGTTCTCCAACCACAAGGAGCTCAAGACTGACAGCTCCCCCAACCAGGCG cGGGCCCAAGCGGCGCTGCAGGCGGTGAACTCCGTGCAGTCGGGGAACTTGGCCCTGGCCGCCTCGGCTGCCGCAGTGGACGCCGGGATGGCCATGGCCGGCCAGAGCCCGGTGCTCCGGATCATCGTTGAGAACCTTTTCTACCCGGTGACTCTGGACGTGCTCCACCAG ATCTTCTCCAAGTTTGGCACAGTTCTGAAAATCATCACGTTCACCAAGAATAACCAGTTCCAAGCGCTGCTGCAGTATGCCGACCCTGTGAGCGCCCAGCACGCCAAGCTG TCGCTGGACGGGCAGAACATCTACAACGCCTGCTGTACGCTCCGCATCGACTTCTCCAAGCTCACCAGCCTCAATGTCAAGTACAACAACGATAAGAGTCGCGACTACACGCGCCCCGACCTGCCCTCTGGGGACAGCCAGCCCTCGCTGGACCAGACCATGGCTGCCGCCTTCG GTCTGTCTGTCCCTAACGTGCACGGAGCCCTGGCTCCTCTGGCCATCCCgtcggcggcggcggcggcggcagcggcgggcCGAATCGCCATCCCAGGCCTGGCAGGGGCCGGGAACTCTGTCCTGCTGGTCAGCAACCTCAACCCCGAG AGAGTCACACCCCAAAGCCTCTTTATTCTTTTCG GCGTGTACGGCGACGTGCAACGGGTCAAGATCCTGTTCAACAAGAAGGAGAACGCCCTGGTGCAGATGGCCGACGGGAGCCAGGCGCAGCTGG CCATGAGCCACCTGAACGGGCACAAGCTGCACGGGAAGCCGGTGCGCATCACACTGTCCAAGCACCAGAATGTGCAGCTGCCCCGGGAGGGCCAGGAGGACCAGGGCCTGACCAAGGACTACGGCAACTCCCCGCTGCACCGCTTCAAGAAGCCCGGCTCCAAGAACTTCCAGAACATTTTCCCGCCCTCGGCCACCCTGCACCTCTCCAACATCCC GCCCTCTGTGTCTGAGGACGACCTCAAGATCCTCTTCTCCGGCAACGGCGGCATGGTCAAGGGCTTCAAGTTCTTCCA GAAGGACCGCAAGATGGCCCTGATCCAGATGGGCTCCGTGGAGGAGGCCATCCAGGCGCTCATCGACCTGCACAACCACGACCTGGGCGAGAACCACCACCTGCGGGTGTCCTTCTCCAAGTCCACCATCTAA
- the PTBP1 gene encoding polypyrimidine tract-binding protein 1 isoform X1, with amino-acid sequence MDGVVTDIAVGTKRGSDELFSACVTNGPFIMSSNSASAANGNDSKKFKGDNRSAGVPSRVIHIRKLPSDVTEGEVISLGLPFGKVTNLLMLKGKNQAFIEMNTEEAANTMVNYYTSVTPVLRGQPIYIQFSNHKELKTDSSPNQARAQAALQAVNSVQSGNLALAASAAAVDAGMAMAGQSPVLRIIVENLFYPVTLDVLHQIFSKFGTVLKIITFTKNNQFQALLQYADPVSAQHAKLSLDGQNIYNACCTLRIDFSKLTSLNVKYNNDKSRDYTRPDLPSGDSQPSLDQTMAAAFGAPGIMSASPYAGAGFPPTFAIPQAAGLSVPNVHGALAPLAIPSAAAAAAAAGRIAIPGLAGAGNSVLLVSNLNPERVTPQSLFILFGVYGDVQRVKILFNKKENALVQMADGSQAQLAMSHLNGHKLHGKPVRITLSKHQNVQLPREGQEDQGLTKDYGNSPLHRFKKPGSKNFQNIFPPSATLHLSNIPPSVSEDDLKILFSGNGGMVKGFKFFQKDRKMALIQMGSVEEAIQALIDLHNHDLGENHHLRVSFSKSTI; translated from the exons ATGGACGG CGTCGTCACAGACATAGCAGTTGGTACAAAG CGGGGATCCGACGAACTTTTCTCTGCCTGTGTCACTAACGGACCCTTTATCATGAGCAGCAACTCGGCCTCCGCAG CAAATGGGAACGACAGTAAGAAGTTCAAGGGCGACAACAGGAGTGCAGGTGTGCCTTCCAGAGTGATCCACATTCGAAAGCTTCCCAGTGACGTCACCGAGGGCGAGGTCATTTCCCTGGGGCTGCCCTTCGGAAAGGTCACCAATCTCCTgatgctgaaagggaaaaatcag GCTTTCATCGAGATGAACACAGAGGAGGCCGCCAACACCATGGTGAATTACTACACCTCGGTGACCCCTGTGCTGCGCGGCCAGCCCATCTACATCCAGTTCTCCAACCACAAGGAGCTCAAGACTGACAGCTCCCCCAACCAGGCG cGGGCCCAAGCGGCGCTGCAGGCGGTGAACTCCGTGCAGTCGGGGAACTTGGCCCTGGCCGCCTCGGCTGCCGCAGTGGACGCCGGGATGGCCATGGCCGGCCAGAGCCCGGTGCTCCGGATCATCGTTGAGAACCTTTTCTACCCGGTGACTCTGGACGTGCTCCACCAG ATCTTCTCCAAGTTTGGCACAGTTCTGAAAATCATCACGTTCACCAAGAATAACCAGTTCCAAGCGCTGCTGCAGTATGCCGACCCTGTGAGCGCCCAGCACGCCAAGCTG TCGCTGGACGGGCAGAACATCTACAACGCCTGCTGTACGCTCCGCATCGACTTCTCCAAGCTCACCAGCCTCAATGTCAAGTACAACAACGATAAGAGTCGCGACTACACGCGCCCCGACCTGCCCTCTGGGGACAGCCAGCCCTCGCTGGACCAGACCATGGCTGCCGCCTTCG GTGCGCCTGGTATAATGTCAGCCTCTCCGTATGCAGGAGCTGGTTTCCCTCCCACCTTTGCAATTCCTCAAGCCGCAG GTCTGTCTGTCCCTAACGTGCACGGAGCCCTGGCTCCTCTGGCCATCCCgtcggcggcggcggcggcggcagcggcgggcCGAATCGCCATCCCAGGCCTGGCAGGGGCCGGGAACTCTGTCCTGCTGGTCAGCAACCTCAACCCCGAG AGAGTCACACCCCAAAGCCTCTTTATTCTTTTCG GCGTGTACGGCGACGTGCAACGGGTCAAGATCCTGTTCAACAAGAAGGAGAACGCCCTGGTGCAGATGGCCGACGGGAGCCAGGCGCAGCTGG CCATGAGCCACCTGAACGGGCACAAGCTGCACGGGAAGCCGGTGCGCATCACACTGTCCAAGCACCAGAATGTGCAGCTGCCCCGGGAGGGCCAGGAGGACCAGGGCCTGACCAAGGACTACGGCAACTCCCCGCTGCACCGCTTCAAGAAGCCCGGCTCCAAGAACTTCCAGAACATTTTCCCGCCCTCGGCCACCCTGCACCTCTCCAACATCCC GCCCTCTGTGTCTGAGGACGACCTCAAGATCCTCTTCTCCGGCAACGGCGGCATGGTCAAGGGCTTCAAGTTCTTCCA GAAGGACCGCAAGATGGCCCTGATCCAGATGGGCTCCGTGGAGGAGGCCATCCAGGCGCTCATCGACCTGCACAACCACGACCTGGGCGAGAACCACCACCTGCGGGTGTCCTTCTCCAAGTCCACCATCTAA
- the PLPPR3 gene encoding phospholipid phosphatase-related protein type 3 — protein MIATKEKNKTPKDSMTLLPCFYFVELPIVASSIVSLYFLELTDLFKPAKAGFQCYDRTLSMPYVGAAEELIPLLMLLSLAFAAPAASIMVGEGLLYCLQMYFNSVISDTTKLLKPVLVFSFAIAAGVCGLTQITQYRSHAVDVYAGFLIGAGIAAYLACHAVGNFQAPTAEKPVAPAPAKDALRALTQRGHDSVYQQNKSVSTDELGPPGPLEGVPRPVAREKTSLGSLKRASVDVDLLAPRSPMGKENMVTFSHTLPRASTPSLDDPARRHMTIHVPLDASRSKQLISEWKQKSLEGRGLGLPDEASPGHLRAPAEPMAEEEEEEEEEEEEEEEEEEEEGEEGGPAPPSLYPTVQARPGLGPRVILPPRAGPQPLVHIPEEGVQAASGLSPKSGAAVRAKWLMMAEKSGAAAAVASTQPRVANPPRLLQVIAMSKAPGGPGPKGAETASSSSASSDSSQYRSPSDRDSASIVTIDAHAPHHPVVHLSSGNGPWEWKTAGGMAKGPEGGEGGYELGDLARGFRGGPKPPGVSPGSSISDVDQEEPRFGAVATVNLATGEGLPPLGMADGALGPGSRESTLRRKAGGLALGEREAAGEAEAESYYRKMQAARRFKD, from the exons ATGATCGCGACCAAGGAGAAGAATAAAACCCCAAAGGACAGCATGACGCTTCTGCCCTGCTTCTACTTCGTGGAG CTGCCCATCGTGGCGTCCTCCATCGTGTCCCTGTACTTCCTGGAGCTGACCGACCTCTTCAAGCCGGCCAAGGCGGGTTTCCAGTGCTACGACCGCACGCTCTCCATGCCCTACGTGGGGGCCGCCGAGGAGCTCATCCCGCTGCTCATGCTCCTCAGCCTGGCCTTCGCCGCCCCCGCCGCCTCG ATCATGGTCGGCGAGGGCCTGCTGTACTGCCTGCAG atGTACTTCAACTCGGTCATCTCCGACACCACCAAGCTGCTCAAGCCCGTCCTGGTGTTCAGCTTCGCCATCGCGGCGGGCGTCTGCGGCCTCACCCAGATCACGCAGTACCGCAGCCACGCCGTGGACGTGTACGCGGGCTTCCTCATCGGCGCTGGCATCGCGGCCTACCtg GCCTGCCACGCCGTGGGCAACTTCCAGGCCCCGACCGCCGAGAAGCCGGTGGCGCCGGCGCCCGCCAAGGACGCGCTGCGGGCCCTGACGCAGCGGGGCCACGACTCCGTGTACCAGCAGAACAAGTCCGTGAGCACCGACGAGCTAGGGCCGCCGGGGCCGCTGGAAGGCGTGCCCCGGCCCGTGGCCCGAGAGAAGACTTCACTGGGCAGTCTGAAGCGGGCCAGCGTGGACGTGGACCTGCTGGCCCCACGCAGCCCCATGGGCAAGGAGAACATGGTCACCTTCAGCCACACACTGCCCCGCGCCAGCACGCCCTCGCTCGACGACCCCGCCCGGCGCCACATGACCATCCACGTGCCGCTCGACGCCTCTCGCTCCAAGCAGCTCATCAGCGAGTGGAAACAGAAGTCGCTGGAAGGCCGCGGCCTTGGGCTGCCCGATGAGGCCAGCCCCGGGCACCTGCGGGCCCCTGCGGAGCCCatggcggaggaggaggaggaagaggaggaggaggaggaagaggaggaggaggaggaagaggaggagggtgaggaagggggGCCGGCCCCGCCCTCACTGTACCCCACCGTCCAGGCTCGGCCAGGGCTCGGGCCTAGGGTCATCCTCCCGCCGCGGGCCGGGCCGCAGCCGCTGGTGCACATCCCCGAGGAGGGGGTGCAGGCGGCCAGTGGCCTGTCTCCCAAGAGCGGCGCAGCTGTGCGGGCCAAGTGGCTCATGATGGCAGAGAAGAgtggggcggcggcggcggt GGCCTCCACCCAGCCCCGCGTGGCCAACCCCCCGCGGCTGCTGCAGGTGATCGCCATGTCCAAGGCGCCGGGCGGGCCGGGCCCCAAGGGGGCGGAGACCGCCTCTTCCTCCAGCGCCAGCTCCGACTCCTCACAGTACAGGTCGCCCTCAGACCGTGACTCCGCCAGCATCGTCACCATCGACGCGCATGCGCCCCACCACCCCGTGGTTCACCTGTCCTCGGGTAATGGGCCCTGGGAGTGGAAGACGGCGGGGGGCATGGCCAAGGGGCCAGAGGGCGGCGAGGGTGGCTACGAGCTGGGGGACCTGGCCCGTGGCTTCCGTGGCGGGCCCAAGCCACCAGGTGTGTCCCCAGGCTCGTCCATCAGCGACGTGGACCAAGAGGAGCCGCGATTCGGGGCCGTGGCCACGGTGAACCTGGCCACAGGCGAGGGGCTGCCCCCGCTGGGCATGGCTGATGGGGCGCTGGGGCCGGGCAGCCGGGAGTCCACACTGAGGCGCAAAGCTGGCGGCCTGGCCCTGGGCGAGCGGGAGGCTGCGGGCGAGGCGGAGGCCGAGAGCTACTACCGCAAAATGCAGGCTGCCCGAAGGTTCAAGGACTGA